TCATATGCCATGAATGTTTGTATGAAATGCATAAAAAATAATGGATATAAAGTATTTTGTGCAATAAATATATAAGGTGCTAAGATTTGGACATAAAAGAATAATAATTTTACATACAGACTAATTAAAAAAATTGTTAATATATATATATTATTGTTAATAATTACTTAATTCTTATTTTTGCTTGAATAGAGGGGTTAAAGTAATTCCTAGCAGTCTTGGAAAACTACCAAATTTAAGGAGAGTGAAAAAATGTACCAAAGAAAATTAACCAAACGAATAGCTGCATTGGCTATGACAATCATGATGATGGTTTTTTATGTTCCAACATCAGCAACAGAAGAAGATGTAACCACAGAACAGGCAAAAGATAATCTCTATAAACAAGATTATAATGGTGAATGTCATTTTTCTACACTTACAGGTGGTGGAACAACTGTAACTAACAATGGTGTATTGGGTTTTACAAATGTAGGGGATACAAGAATAATTGATACAGAATCACATAGTATCGCAGATGGTGAAGTAGAGATTGAATTCACTGTTCCAGATGAAACATTGGGACGATTTGGAGTTTTGGTTCGAAGCATAGATGCTAATAATTGGCTGTTAATTGGACATGATGGAACTGCTTGGGGAGTGAACAAGGCAGGTAAATGGGAATTCACTACTCAAGGAAAAACTTTCAATAGAGGTGAAGTAGTCAAATTACGAGTTAGGTATGAGGGGAAAAATATAATTATCTGGGCAGCAAAAAAAGAAGGTGCCAATGGTTTTGAAGATTTTGGAATGCCTATACTGGATAAATCCTTTGATTGGGTACCTACAAATAGTGGTTATCAAGGATACAGGAAATGGTATACGAATGTAACAACAACTGTTGAATATATGTATTCAGGTAATATTGGAGCAATAAATGGAGAGCCACAAGGAATCAAAGATGATACTATCATTGTTGTACAAAATCAAGATGTCACACTTCCATCAACAGTTAAAGTCATCTATAATGATGGTGCCTTAATTGAAAAAAATGTAACATGGAATTCTCAATCAGTAGATACATCAAATCCAGGTATAGTCCAAGTTAAAGGTACTATTGAAGGTATGTCTTTTGAGCCCACGCTAAATGTACAAGTTAACTCTAGCATTGTTTCAGAAGTCACTCCAATGAAAGTTAACTTAATAAAAGACAGCATGGATGAAAGTTATTTACCTAGAGAAGCATTTGCTAAATTAAAAGTAGATGAAAATACAACAGTAGATATTGTAGCTAATATTACAAGCTGGACAGAACTTACTACAGAAAATGACACTTTTACAGCTACAGGTGTACTTGATAAAAAAACTGAAAATGATTCTTTTGCAACAGTTACAGCTACTGGAAAAATCATTGATAAATCTTCTTCAGTAAAATATACTCAAGAATATACTGCTCCAGAAGGTATTACATGGAATACAATAGATGGTTCAGGTAGATATGATATTGATAAAACAGAAGGGGAACTTACTATAATAAATGATGCATCTAGTAATTATAGTCTAGTAGAGAATGAATCCCCAACTATAGTAAATGGTGAATTAAGTGTCACTATGAAAGCAACCCAAGTATCAGAGTATGGTATCTTGTTTAGGGCTACAAGTGACAGCAAGTATGCCAGCATCATATATAAAGGTGGAACAGATTGGGCTATAAAAGATTCCAATAACATAGAAAAAACATTCACTGGTCCACAGATTGCAGAGAATACTAATGTTACAATCAAATGTAGATATATTGGAAACAAAGTAACGGTCATCATAAATGATAGTGTATGTCTTGATGAGATAGTTACTGGTATAACTCTTGAAAAAGGTAAAGTTGGTTATGTAAACTATGGTACAGCAAAAACTCTAAAGGTAACTGAACTGATAAATGGTGAAGTTGGTACAATCATCAAGACGGCAATTCCTCAGATTACATATATACCAACATACAAAGTTCAAACATATCCACGTGTAATGCCAACTCTTCCATCAATTATGGATATTAAATACTATGGTGGTATAAGTGGCAGGTCGCAGATAATATGGAATCATGTTCCTATTAAAGACATAGTTGCTAACACTACCCTACAAGTTAGTGGAAACATTGAAGGAGAGCTTTTTGAAAATATAGCTGCCATAGAAGTGTTAAATGAAGAACCACGTTCCTACGAACTTGATTTTGACAATAAAGAAACAGCAGCAGATGGCTGGAAAATAGGCAGGGGGTCTGGTTCTATATCTGCAACAGATGACGGTAGACTTTTAATTAGTGGACTTTCAGATCAAGGAGTAGCTTATTTCAAGCTAGATGATACTCCTGCTCTAAAAAACATGATATTTGAAGCAGACGTAGAATTTGTTCTGGCTACAGAGGATTCAGTATTCAGGGGCGGACCATTAATCAGATATATAGATTCCAATAACTGGGCAAACATTTCTTTGGATGTTGGAAAGCTAGTATGGAAAAACGGACAAGGCTATGGTTCATTTCCAGGTTCATTTTCTCCACAAAAGGGAAAAGTATACCGAATGAAATTAAAAGCCCATGAGGGTAATTTTTCCATATACTTTGACGGAAATGAAATTGGTAAACAATCAGTATCATCTCTTCCAGATGGTGAAGGATATATTGGTTTCCATAGCTGGGCAGGACAGTCTTTTATTATTGATAATGTAAAGGTAACAGAGATACCTCCTCTTGCTCCTCCAGCAATAGAAGAAAAAACAACTATAATATCTTCAGCAAAAATGGATGTTACAGTTGACGAGAATTTCCCAAGGGTATTAAGTTACAAATGGAAAGAGGACGGTTCAATACTCCATGGTGAAGATGAACAACTGTTCATTATGGAAGTTAATGGTGAACAATATATCCCTACAGTTACATCAACAATTGCAGAAGATAAGTCTTCAATCATATATACAATGAAGGATTTTGGTAGTACAGGAATTGAACTTCAAGGAAAGATGAGTGTCAATGATAATAAACTAAGATTTGAAATCATCAATGTAATAGAGCCAAATGTTAAATTCCAGACACTTAATATTCCAAAACAAAGCTTAGCATCAGTTAAAGCTTCTGAAAACGGTAAAATAGCATCAGTTATAACTACTGGTGATTGGAATAACATTATTGAGAAATTTTCATCTGTACAGGAACAGACACTTGGAGTGCAAGGAAAAACCTATGCTTTCATCAGCAATAATGATTTTGCTGTAAGTGTTGATTCTAATGTTACAACAGGTGGTTCAAGAATTTCTCTTTCAACAGATAACAGAGGTGCTGATAAGAAAACTGGAATAGGAGCAGGAGCTTGGACTTATAGAGAAGAATTAGGAAAAGCAGATACAGGAGCAGACTATTTCCAAGAACATAAACCATGGGTGCAGATTGCCATTGCAAAAGATGAGAACAATGATAGTACCATTGACTGGCAAGATGCAGCCATACTGTATAGAAAAGATATGAAAATACCTTTTGGTGGAGAAGATATCAAGAATAATATTTCATATGTATCAATGAATATCGGATATACCCAAAACCCATTTTTAAAAGGTCTTGATATGGTTAAGAACATATACAATTATACTGATGGATTCGGTCAGATAGTCCTTGAAAAAGGTTATCAGGCTGAAGGACATGACGATTCACATCCTGACTATGACCATTTTGGTATTAGACAAGGTGGTATCAAGGATTTCAATAAGCTTATTGAAGCAGGAAAAGATTATAATGCTAAGATTGGTATTCATATTAATGCAACTGAATATCATCCAGATGCATTCATGTATCCACAAAATATCGTAAGTCTAAATTCACCAGGTTGGGGCTGGTTAGATAAAGCTTATTATGTAAACCAAAGAAAAGA
The window above is part of the Vallitalea guaymasensis genome. Proteins encoded here:
- a CDS encoding endo-alpha-N-acetylgalactosaminidase family protein codes for the protein MYQRKLTKRIAALAMTIMMMVFYVPTSATEEDVTTEQAKDNLYKQDYNGECHFSTLTGGGTTVTNNGVLGFTNVGDTRIIDTESHSIADGEVEIEFTVPDETLGRFGVLVRSIDANNWLLIGHDGTAWGVNKAGKWEFTTQGKTFNRGEVVKLRVRYEGKNIIIWAAKKEGANGFEDFGMPILDKSFDWVPTNSGYQGYRKWYTNVTTTVEYMYSGNIGAINGEPQGIKDDTIIVVQNQDVTLPSTVKVIYNDGALIEKNVTWNSQSVDTSNPGIVQVKGTIEGMSFEPTLNVQVNSSIVSEVTPMKVNLIKDSMDESYLPREAFAKLKVDENTTVDIVANITSWTELTTENDTFTATGVLDKKTENDSFATVTATGKIIDKSSSVKYTQEYTAPEGITWNTIDGSGRYDIDKTEGELTIINDASSNYSLVENESPTIVNGELSVTMKATQVSEYGILFRATSDSKYASIIYKGGTDWAIKDSNNIEKTFTGPQIAENTNVTIKCRYIGNKVTVIINDSVCLDEIVTGITLEKGKVGYVNYGTAKTLKVTELINGEVGTIIKTAIPQITYIPTYKVQTYPRVMPTLPSIMDIKYYGGISGRSQIIWNHVPIKDIVANTTLQVSGNIEGELFENIAAIEVLNEEPRSYELDFDNKETAADGWKIGRGSGSISATDDGRLLISGLSDQGVAYFKLDDTPALKNMIFEADVEFVLATEDSVFRGGPLIRYIDSNNWANISLDVGKLVWKNGQGYGSFPGSFSPQKGKVYRMKLKAHEGNFSIYFDGNEIGKQSVSSLPDGEGYIGFHSWAGQSFIIDNVKVTEIPPLAPPAIEEKTTIISSAKMDVTVDENFPRVLSYKWKEDGSILHGEDEQLFIMEVNGEQYIPTVTSTIAEDKSSIIYTMKDFGSTGIELQGKMSVNDNKLRFEIINVIEPNVKFQTLNIPKQSLASVKASENGKIASVITTGDWNNIIEKFSSVQEQTLGVQGKTYAFISNNDFAVSVDSNVTTGGSRISLSTDNRGADKKTGIGAGAWTYREELGKADTGADYFQEHKPWVQIAIAKDENNDSTIDWQDAAILYRKDMKIPFGGEDIKNNISYVSMNIGYTQNPFLKGLDMVKNIYNYTDGFGQIVLEKGYQAEGHDDSHPDYDHFGIRQGGIKDFNKLIEAGKDYNAKIGIHINATEYHPDAFMYPQNIVSLNSPGWGWLDKAYYVNQRKDITTGELYRRLDLLKKAAPDLNFVYVDVYTGNDWNAAQLGEKVNSLGYMLGTEMNGPLEQYVTWTHWGGDAAYPNKGNNSQIMRFIKYNTQDTFVGDPLLKGNKHLLPGGWGNQQTVIGEMGTGIFYNNDLLTKYMQHFEIMKMTSDQVDFTEGVKAVREGNDINYYKDNRLIATTPEDSYNDTYVGKTKLFLPWVPNADDGNKSTSIEKIYAWTPFENDTTQWTLPSEWSDSTKLKLYKLDDLGRHYIKDIDVTEGKITLSLEQNIPYLVTQGEVTQNRINTWGEGQQIVDPGFDSAGFVNDNITGAGWTKTGENVSIVKEIENIHQGSPRGGNDILKITNGEGGISQVINGLEENKTYSISTWIQNNDERSVTLNVNCGDKDYSSVIIRRGKTRSGQAVKFNGDTFLRANVEFTVPTGVSTATVSVNVAEGNGTVYIDDFRCYEEPGVTSEQGYTFYEDFENVDEGISPFVLAPGRGNSNRSHLAEKDLYGRQFMSWVINGRFSLKSNQQDGERGEMLITEDGAFTLKPNTTYELGLTYALARDDINYSLNIKQPDKTTVASIPLTVTGSSNAIEQIDRGVAKKVKKTFTTGDNTNGLYMTLDKQQGKEQIILDDIYIKEVTNDVEANLAYVNLNTSVNEINLDMNFIPFNVTALMSNGADVDMSKAVLTYDISDTTVLQINDNKINPLKKGTADITVKVTVGDKTVNSNTVTIVVGD